A genome region from Solirubrobacter pauli includes the following:
- a CDS encoding glycosyltransferase yields MAERFAIAQVAPHPLEDANEVGTFADEVSRELAARGHRVLLLAPSRSPELVRESRKLIRAAREKPETLFDPDGGVRVLGVGELLFNASRKGINPAPPIDISRTIEEVLSVAQLDFVHVHEPWAPSAGSVALRHSRALNVGSFHAPAERVLSTQVARKFVELFFGRMDARTASYEATAELMNRFFPSSYRLLRPGITPEQRAPQTGGPVRIAFSDREERGALRLFLRALRHLPEELPWEAVVYSKSGIPTLRSSLRNRVSVVTDEDAAFASADIVVAASLGQVTAPGVLVKALGVGAVPLAARTSVYEEVLRDGDLGLHFDVGDVDVLTAQLERAIKDEDLRTQLARAGGEAREELAWARVADQVEEIYTGLAALRHDPDPKPEVRKRVKKNRLIDVDLHMHTDHSSDCATPVDVLLATARDVGLGAIAVTDHNEISGAYEAAEKASQYGVKVIIGEEVMTADQGEVIGLFLTEKIPRGMTLEETIAEIRRQGGIVYVPHPFDRLHAVPDYEHMLAVVEKIDAIEVFNPRIAIPAFNEEAVRFAGKYRIVGGAGTDSHVAQGLGAVRITMRDFDGPEEFLESLRDANIAAKPSSLRYAQVQALKFLQTKATPPAARRATRRRKVAKAVAGRGGQ; encoded by the coding sequence GTGGCTGAACGCTTCGCCATCGCCCAGGTCGCGCCGCATCCGCTCGAAGACGCGAACGAGGTCGGGACGTTCGCCGACGAGGTCTCGCGGGAGCTCGCCGCGCGGGGCCACCGAGTGCTGCTGCTCGCGCCGTCCCGGTCGCCCGAGCTGGTCCGTGAGTCGCGCAAGCTGATCCGCGCCGCGCGCGAGAAGCCCGAGACGCTGTTCGACCCCGACGGCGGCGTGCGCGTGCTCGGCGTCGGCGAGCTGCTGTTCAACGCGAGCCGGAAGGGGATCAACCCCGCCCCGCCGATCGACATCTCGCGCACGATCGAGGAGGTGCTCTCGGTCGCGCAGCTGGACTTCGTGCACGTGCACGAGCCGTGGGCCCCGAGCGCGGGGAGCGTCGCGCTGCGGCACTCGCGCGCCCTGAACGTCGGCTCCTTCCACGCGCCCGCCGAGCGCGTGCTCAGCACCCAGGTGGCGCGCAAGTTCGTCGAGCTGTTCTTCGGCCGCATGGACGCGCGCACGGCGTCCTACGAGGCGACCGCGGAGCTGATGAACCGCTTCTTCCCGTCCTCGTACCGGCTGCTGCGGCCCGGCATCACGCCTGAGCAGCGCGCCCCGCAGACCGGCGGGCCGGTCCGCATCGCCTTCTCCGACCGCGAGGAGCGCGGCGCGCTGCGGCTCTTCCTGCGCGCCCTGCGGCATCTGCCGGAGGAGCTGCCGTGGGAGGCCGTCGTCTACTCCAAGAGCGGCATCCCGACGCTGCGCTCGAGCCTGCGCAACCGCGTGAGCGTGGTCACCGACGAGGACGCGGCGTTCGCCTCCGCGGACATCGTCGTCGCCGCGAGCCTCGGGCAGGTGACCGCGCCCGGCGTGCTGGTCAAGGCGCTCGGCGTCGGCGCCGTGCCGCTCGCCGCGCGCACGTCGGTCTACGAGGAGGTCCTGCGCGACGGGGACCTCGGCTTGCACTTCGACGTCGGCGACGTGGACGTGCTCACGGCCCAGCTCGAGCGCGCCATCAAGGACGAGGACCTGCGTACCCAGCTGGCGCGGGCGGGCGGCGAGGCGCGCGAGGAGCTCGCGTGGGCGCGGGTCGCCGACCAGGTCGAGGAGATCTACACCGGCCTCGCGGCGCTCCGGCACGACCCGGATCCGAAGCCCGAGGTGCGCAAGCGCGTCAAGAAGAACCGCCTGATCGACGTCGACCTGCACATGCACACCGACCACTCGAGCGACTGCGCGACGCCGGTGGACGTGCTGCTGGCCACCGCGCGGGACGTCGGGCTCGGCGCGATCGCCGTCACCGACCACAACGAGATCTCCGGCGCCTACGAGGCGGCCGAGAAGGCGTCGCAGTACGGCGTGAAGGTGATCATCGGCGAGGAGGTGATGACCGCCGACCAGGGCGAGGTCATCGGCCTGTTCCTGACCGAGAAGATCCCGCGGGGGATGACGCTCGAGGAGACGATCGCCGAGATCCGCCGCCAGGGCGGCATCGTCTACGTGCCGCACCCGTTCGACCGCCTGCACGCCGTGCCCGACTACGAGCACATGCTCGCCGTCGTGGAGAAGATCGACGCGATCGAGGTCTTCAACCCGCGGATCGCGATCCCGGCCTTCAACGAGGAGGCGGTGCGGTTCGCCGGCAAGTACCGGATCGTCGGCGGCGCCGGAACTGACAGCCACGTTGCACAGGGCCTGGGTGCCGTGCGGATCACGATGCGGGACTTCGACGGCCCCGAGGAGTTCCTCGAATCGCTGCGCGACGCGAACATCGCCGCGAAGCCTTCTTCCCTGCGTTACGCGCAGGTTCAGGCCCTCAAGTTCCTCCAGACGAAGGCCACTCCACCGGCCGCTCGGCGTGCCACACGCCGGCGCAAGGTGGCCAAGGCCGTGGCGGGTCGCGGCGGGCAGTGA
- a CDS encoding uracil-DNA glycosylase family protein, with protein MPATDDEIREKYLERAIRELNTFTHDLQSCERCARGNLMPVLGSGHPQADVFMLKYAPTPAEVEEGVAFYGRAGTALMKSLRRLDIDPLVVYGTLCVKCPVADPSLAAPECVARLVEEIAIVQPKILVVMGTDALDVLNDLQLPLAREIQEVPGAIQRLTPSIDALYVPDIDRSLDEESAKRDFWRAFRELGTWWSDFPPY; from the coding sequence ATGCCCGCCACCGACGACGAGATCCGCGAGAAGTACCTCGAGCGCGCCATCCGCGAGCTCAACACGTTCACCCACGACCTGCAGAGCTGCGAGCGCTGTGCACGCGGCAACCTGATGCCGGTGCTCGGCTCGGGCCATCCGCAGGCGGACGTGTTCATGCTCAAGTACGCGCCGACCCCAGCGGAGGTCGAGGAGGGCGTTGCCTTCTACGGCCGAGCCGGAACCGCCTTGATGAAGTCGCTGCGGCGGCTCGACATCGACCCGCTGGTCGTCTACGGCACGCTGTGCGTCAAGTGCCCGGTCGCCGATCCTTCGCTGGCCGCGCCGGAGTGCGTCGCGCGGCTCGTGGAGGAGATCGCGATCGTGCAGCCCAAGATCCTCGTGGTCATGGGCACCGACGCGCTCGACGTGCTCAACGACCTCCAGCTGCCACTCGCCCGCGAGATCCAGGAGGTCCCCGGTGCGATCCAGCGCCTGACGCCCTCGATCGACGCGCTGTACGTGCCCGACATCGACCGGTCGCTCGACGAGGAGTCCGCGAAGCGCGACTTCTGGCGCGCGTTCCGCGAGCTGGGAACCTGGTGGAGCGACTTCCCGCCGTACTAG
- a CDS encoding TPR end-of-group domain-containing protein, producing the protein MDFRPIRRPLGVSAFGINAYTADEGTVIEPHDELGSGSGHHEELYFVASGHARFTLDGEELDAPAGTIVFAAPEQHRAATAHAKDTTVLVIGGKPGAAGPPSPFEFWYFAGAQAEQGRPEQAYATAAEALEHYPDNPGLHYNLACYAALAGRREDALRHIRVAFEGRPEAREWAREDPDLDLIRSDIQDDLA; encoded by the coding sequence ATGGACTTCCGCCCCATCCGCCGGCCGCTCGGCGTGAGCGCCTTCGGCATCAACGCGTACACGGCCGACGAGGGCACGGTGATCGAGCCGCACGACGAGCTCGGCTCCGGCTCCGGCCACCACGAGGAGCTGTACTTCGTCGCCAGCGGCCACGCGCGCTTCACGCTCGACGGCGAGGAGCTCGACGCGCCGGCCGGCACGATCGTCTTCGCGGCTCCCGAGCAGCATCGCGCCGCGACCGCGCACGCGAAGGACACGACCGTGCTCGTGATCGGCGGCAAGCCGGGCGCGGCGGGGCCGCCCTCGCCGTTCGAGTTTTGGTACTTCGCCGGCGCGCAGGCGGAGCAGGGCCGGCCCGAGCAGGCCTACGCGACCGCCGCGGAGGCGCTCGAGCACTACCCGGACAACCCGGGCTTGCACTACAACCTGGCCTGCTACGCGGCGCTGGCCGGGCGTCGCGAGGACGCCCTGCGCCATATCCGGGTCGCCTTCGAGGGCCGGCCCGAGGCCCGCGAGTGGGCGAGGGAAGACCCGGACCTCGACCTGATCCGGTCAGATATCCAGGACGACCTTGCCTAG